From Desulfuromonas soudanensis, the proteins below share one genomic window:
- a CDS encoding ferredoxin: MAKIPYVDQDVCISCNLCADTVPEVFRMNDAGLAEVYDPAGASEAKIQEAIDACPVACIFWQD, translated from the coding sequence ATGGCGAAAATTCCCTACGTGGATCAGGACGTCTGCATCAGCTGCAACCTCTGCGCCGACACCGTCCCCGAGGTCTTCCGCATGAACGACGCCGGGCTCGCCGAGGTCTATGACCCGGCCGGCGCCTCGGAAGCGAAAATCCAGGAGGCGATCGACGCCTGTCCGGTGGCCTGCATCTTTTGGCAGGATTGA
- the lipB gene encoding lipoyl(octanoyl) transferase LipB translates to MAGLTPGAKRRFFSLCPGRLPYGAALTLQEELVQRRRRGEDDVLILLEHPPVVTLGRSGREGGLRLAAADYARSGIELVHSGRGGDVTYHGPGQLIGYPILDLSVLGRDLHRYLRLLEAVLIETLAAFGVTGERIAGRTGVWVGGAKIASIGIAVRHWISYHGFALNVADDREGFATIVPCGLPGVALTSLEGEVGRTVSRAAVTEVLIDAFSLHFASEHAGLYDPTHPEKTVLA, encoded by the coding sequence TTGGCAGGATTGACGCCGGGGGCAAAGCGGCGCTTTTTCTCTCTTTGCCCGGGACGCCTCCCCTACGGCGCCGCCCTGACCCTGCAGGAGGAGTTGGTGCAGCGCCGCCGCCGCGGGGAGGACGACGTCCTGATCCTTCTCGAGCACCCCCCCGTCGTCACCCTTGGACGCAGCGGCCGGGAGGGGGGGCTGCGCCTCGCCGCCGCCGACTACGCCCGGAGCGGCATCGAGCTGGTGCACAGCGGCCGCGGCGGGGACGTCACCTACCACGGACCGGGTCAGCTCATCGGCTACCCGATCCTCGACCTTTCGGTCCTGGGGCGCGACCTGCACCGCTACCTGCGCCTCCTCGAAGCGGTTCTCATCGAAACCCTGGCGGCCTTCGGCGTCACCGGGGAACGGATTGCCGGCCGCACCGGGGTCTGGGTCGGCGGCGCCAAGATCGCCTCCATCGGCATCGCCGTGCGCCACTGGATCAGCTACCACGGTTTTGCCCTCAACGTCGCCGACGACCGGGAGGGCTTTGCCACCATCGTCCCCTGCGGCCTGCCGGGGGTGGCCCTGACCTCCCTGGAAGGGGAAGTCGGCCGCACGGTTTCCCGGGCGGCCGTAACGGAGGTGCTGATCGACGCTTTTTCACTCCATTTTGCCAGCGAGCACGCAGGACTCTATGACCCGACCCATCCTGAAAAAACCGTCCTGGCTTAA
- the lipA gene encoding lipoyl synthase: MTRPILKKPSWLKVRIPSGAGYARIDRYHREAGLHSVCRSAACPNQGECWSRGTATFMILGDRCTRDCAFCNVGSALPFPPDPAEPAKVAAAVAELGLRHAVVTAVTRDDLPDGGAEHFAALTRELRQAAPGCTLELLISDLQGNREALSTILRAAPDILGHNIETVPRLYPLARKGASYRRSLDLLGAARELSPQIPTKSGVMLGLGETPEELLEVLTDLRDSGCTLLTLGQYLAPSRKHLPVERYVPPEEFDELRRQALCLGFAHVESGPLVRSSYHAEEQFTEAGHARQT; encoded by the coding sequence ATGACCCGACCCATCCTGAAAAAACCGTCCTGGCTTAAGGTCCGCATCCCCTCCGGGGCCGGCTACGCCCGGATCGACCGCTACCATCGGGAGGCCGGACTCCACTCGGTCTGCCGCAGCGCCGCCTGTCCCAACCAGGGGGAGTGCTGGAGCCGCGGCACCGCCACCTTCATGATCCTCGGCGACCGCTGCACCCGGGACTGCGCCTTCTGCAACGTCGGCAGCGCCCTCCCATTCCCCCCCGATCCCGCCGAACCGGCCAAGGTCGCCGCGGCGGTGGCCGAACTCGGCCTGCGCCACGCCGTGGTCACCGCCGTGACCCGCGACGACCTCCCCGACGGCGGCGCCGAGCACTTCGCCGCCCTCACCCGGGAGCTGCGCCAGGCCGCCCCCGGCTGCACCCTCGAACTCCTCATCTCCGACCTGCAGGGGAACCGCGAGGCGCTCTCGACCATTCTCCGGGCCGCCCCGGACATCCTCGGCCACAACATCGAGACCGTCCCCCGCCTCTACCCCCTGGCCCGAAAGGGGGCCTCCTACCGACGCTCCCTCGATCTTCTCGGCGCTGCCCGGGAGCTCTCGCCGCAGATTCCCACCAAATCGGGGGTGATGCTCGGTCTCGGCGAGACCCCTGAGGAGCTCCTCGAAGTCCTGACCGACCTGCGCGATTCCGGCTGCACCCTCCTCACCCTCGGCCAGTACCTGGCCCCGAGCCGCAAGCACCTCCCGGTGGAGCGCTACGTCCCTCCCGAGGAATTTGACGAACTGCGCCGGCAGGCCCTTTGTCTCGGCTTCGCCCATGTCGAATCCGGCCCCCTGGTGCGCTCCTCCTATCACGCCGAAGAGCAGTTCACGGAGGCCGGCCATGCCCGCCAAACCTGA
- the trxB gene encoding thioredoxin-disulfide reductase has protein sequence MPAKPEIHETIILGSGPAGLTAAIYAARSRCCPLLIHGGQPGGQLTTTTVIDNFPGFSQGIDGPQLMKEMEEQARRFGTRFVEGIVTRVELKKAPFKVWVDKEKFFCQTLIVATGAVPKMLGLANEWELYGRGVSVCATCDAFFYRDKEVVVVGGGDTAMEEAVFLTRFARQVTVVHRRDTLRATLPLQELARRNPKITFRWNALVEAILGDREQGVQGVRIRDRESGATEELACDGLFIAIGHTPNTSLFAGQLDMDSEGYLVTGKGTETNVPGVFAAGDVQDPDFRQAITAAGSGCMAALQAERYLETLPQEESP, from the coding sequence ATGCCCGCCAAACCTGAGATCCACGAAACGATCATCCTCGGCTCCGGTCCGGCCGGACTCACCGCCGCCATCTACGCCGCCCGCAGCCGCTGCTGCCCCCTCCTCATCCACGGCGGTCAGCCGGGGGGTCAGCTCACCACCACCACGGTGATCGACAATTTTCCCGGATTCTCCCAGGGGATCGACGGACCGCAGCTGATGAAGGAGATGGAGGAGCAGGCGCGACGCTTCGGCACCCGCTTCGTCGAGGGAATCGTCACCCGGGTGGAGCTCAAGAAGGCCCCCTTCAAGGTCTGGGTCGACAAGGAAAAGTTCTTCTGCCAGACCCTCATCGTCGCCACCGGGGCCGTGCCGAAGATGCTCGGCCTCGCCAACGAATGGGAACTCTACGGCCGCGGGGTTTCGGTCTGCGCCACCTGTGACGCCTTCTTCTATCGGGACAAGGAGGTGGTGGTGGTCGGCGGCGGCGACACCGCCATGGAGGAAGCGGTCTTTCTCACCCGCTTTGCCCGGCAGGTGACGGTGGTTCACCGCCGGGATACCCTGCGCGCCACCCTCCCTCTGCAGGAGCTGGCCCGCCGCAACCCCAAAATAACCTTCCGCTGGAACGCCCTGGTCGAGGCCATCCTCGGCGACCGGGAGCAGGGGGTGCAGGGGGTGCGGATTCGCGACCGCGAAAGCGGCGCCACGGAGGAGCTTGCCTGCGACGGCCTCTTCATCGCCATCGGCCACACCCCCAACACCTCCCTCTTTGCCGGACAGCTCGACATGGACAGCGAGGGATACCTGGTGACCGGCAAGGGGACGGAGACCAACGTCCCCGGCGTCTTCGCCGCCGGCGACGTCCAGGACCCCGACTTCCGCCAGGCGATCACCGCCGCCGGGAGCGGCTGCATGGCGGCGCTGCAGGCCGAACGGTATCTGGAAACCCTTCCCCAGGAGGAATCGCCATGA
- a CDS encoding pyridoxamine 5'-phosphate oxidase family protein, whose protein sequence is MIPERIRQFLEENGCAFVASADGSGQPHLAAGHGLRFSDDEHLLFEAWFCRKTLANVAANPRVALLCVDPACGTGYQLVGEVVAAADTAILNGYVPPLEPRGLPQVQSRLEIRISEVMEFSTIAHSDRSLIPHL, encoded by the coding sequence ATGATCCCGGAGCGCATCAGGCAATTTCTCGAAGAGAACGGCTGCGCCTTTGTCGCCTCCGCCGACGGCAGCGGCCAGCCCCACCTCGCCGCCGGGCACGGGCTGCGTTTTTCCGACGACGAGCACCTTCTCTTCGAGGCCTGGTTCTGCCGCAAGACCCTGGCCAACGTCGCCGCCAACCCCCGGGTCGCCCTCCTCTGCGTCGATCCCGCCTGCGGCACCGGCTACCAGCTCGTCGGCGAGGTTGTCGCCGCCGCGGACACGGCGATCCTCAACGGCTATGTCCCCCCCCTCGAGCCCCGGGGGCTCCCCCAGGTCCAGTCCCGACTCGAGATCCGGATCTCGGAGGTGATGGAATTTTCCACCATCGCCCACAGCGACCGCTCCCTCATTCCCCACCTCTGA
- the odhB gene encoding 2-oxoglutarate dehydrogenase complex dihydrolipoyllysine-residue succinyltransferase: MDIKVPTVGESIREAEVGKWHKKDGESVAKDDLLVELETDKITLELNAEVDGVLHIGTAEGKTVEIGAVIGTIEEASGGKKEGKGKAEEAPKSEKKTDEKKDRTKDGKKAAAREGTKDQGAEKEQEVPASEAKSPRPAEKSVAAEEEGKEEGGSSPSPEKEERTVRRPMSPIRRKIAERLLSVRQQTAMLTTFNEADMSRVMALRHRDGQSFAKRHGVKLGLMSFFVKACVEALREFPEVNASLDGDDILYHNFYDIGIAIGAKKGLLVPVLRDADRLHFAEIERTIADFVDRAGNNRIQLADLEGGTFTISNGGVYGSLLSTPILNPPQSAVLGMHAIQERAVVRDGEVVIRPMMNLALSYDHQIIDGRQAVGFLKRIKEYIEDLEGMLLEQ; the protein is encoded by the coding sequence ATGGATATCAAGGTTCCGACGGTCGGCGAATCGATTCGCGAAGCGGAAGTCGGCAAATGGCACAAGAAGGACGGGGAGTCCGTGGCCAAGGACGACCTGCTGGTCGAACTGGAGACGGACAAGATTACCCTGGAGCTCAACGCCGAGGTCGACGGGGTGCTGCACATCGGCACCGCGGAGGGAAAGACGGTCGAAATCGGGGCGGTGATCGGCACCATCGAGGAGGCCTCAGGCGGCAAAAAGGAGGGGAAGGGGAAGGCTGAAGAGGCGCCGAAGTCCGAGAAAAAAACGGACGAGAAGAAGGACCGGACAAAGGACGGGAAAAAAGCGGCGGCCAGGGAAGGGACGAAGGACCAGGGGGCGGAAAAAGAGCAGGAAGTCCCCGCCTCCGAGGCGAAATCGCCGCGGCCTGCGGAAAAATCCGTCGCCGCCGAGGAGGAAGGGAAGGAGGAGGGCGGGTCTTCGCCGTCTCCGGAGAAGGAGGAGCGCACCGTCCGCCGGCCGATGAGCCCGATCCGCAGGAAAATCGCCGAGCGCCTCCTTTCCGTCCGGCAGCAGACGGCCATGCTGACCACCTTCAACGAGGCGGACATGAGCCGGGTGATGGCGCTGCGTCACCGGGATGGCCAGTCTTTCGCCAAACGTCACGGCGTCAAACTCGGACTGATGTCCTTTTTCGTCAAGGCCTGCGTCGAGGCCCTCCGCGAATTTCCCGAGGTCAACGCCAGCCTCGACGGCGACGACATCCTTTATCACAACTTTTACGACATCGGCATCGCCATCGGCGCCAAAAAGGGGCTGCTCGTTCCGGTGCTGCGCGACGCCGACCGCCTCCATTTCGCCGAGATCGAAAGGACGATCGCCGATTTCGTCGACCGGGCGGGAAACAACCGCATACAGCTCGCCGACCTCGAAGGGGGGACCTTTACCATCAGCAACGGCGGGGTGTACGGCTCGCTTTTGTCCACGCCGATCCTCAACCCCCCCCAGAGTGCCGTCCTCGGCATGCACGCCATCCAGGAGCGGGCGGTGGTTCGCGACGGCGAGGTGGTGATCCGGCCGATGATGAACCTGGCCCTCTCCTACGACCATCAAATCATCGACGGCCGGCAGGCGGTCGGTTTCCTCAAGCGGATCAAAGAATATATCGAGGATCTTGAGGGGATGCTCCTGGAACAGTAG
- a CDS encoding 2-oxoglutarate dehydrogenase E1 component — MANQFLSNLSPEWLESQYRLWKESPQALGADWQAFFQGFELAGSGAGETASQALKQSAVQSLIYRYRDIGHLMACTNPLTTCREEHPLLALAAFDLTTADLDRTYYTRRFYKKNATLRQILSVMRQTYCGAIGVEFMHIQDPGERQWLIDRMEPEGNRPPVAREQKLRILRKLQEAALFEAFLHRKFVGQKRFSLEGGEVLIVLLDFVVQKAAALGTRDLVLGMSHRGRLNVLVNICGKPPENLFAEFKDNIEYQVVGEGDVKYHRGFSADLKTAEGASIHVTLASNPSHLESVDPVVEGKCRARQEAYGEGGDQRVLPVLMHGDAAFSGQGIVAEVLNLSQLEGFSTGGTLHIVLNNQIGFTTLPENARSTLYATDVAKMLMVPIFHVHGDDPEAVVHAAGLALDYRKAFGCDVILEILCYRRQGHNEGDEPYFTQPLMYEKIKNHPLVHELYADRLRSEGVAGEEIEAMAAVIEERLEEAAGLPARQEEEGFHGKWSGIDRQYRHPEVETAVSRDSLVELGQAITSIPEDFHPHPKIDKLLQRRREAIEAGEEIDWGTGEALAFASLLSEGTSVRLSGQDSRRGTFSHRHSTLFDIESGKTCVPLSAAARNGAALHIYDSMLSEAAVLGFEYGYSLETPFGLTLWEAQFGDFANGAQVIIDQFIVSSRTKWDRASGLVLLLPHGYEGQGAEHSSARIERYLQACADDNIQVVYPSTPAQFFHLLRRQVKLPFRRPLVVFTPKSLLRLPKCRSDLAAFAGGHFDEIIGSDAEAQKVRTLLVCSGKIYYELEEKREKDGRDDLAIIRIEQLYPLRVDLLEEAVLPYKKAENFVWVQEEPANMGAWSFLRRSLAEVMGREPLYLGREAAAAPAVGSHRLFREEQDRIIAEAFDL; from the coding sequence GTGGCGAATCAATTTCTGTCCAATCTCAGTCCCGAGTGGCTTGAGTCCCAGTATCGTCTGTGGAAAGAGTCGCCGCAGGCTCTCGGTGCCGATTGGCAGGCCTTTTTCCAGGGGTTCGAGCTCGCCGGCAGCGGCGCCGGAGAAACAGCGTCCCAGGCCCTGAAACAGTCGGCAGTGCAGTCGCTCATCTACCGGTATCGCGACATCGGCCATCTGATGGCCTGCACCAATCCCCTCACCACCTGTCGGGAAGAGCATCCCCTCCTGGCCCTTGCGGCCTTTGATCTGACGACGGCCGATCTCGACCGCACCTATTACACCCGCAGGTTTTACAAGAAAAACGCCACCCTCCGCCAGATCCTCTCGGTGATGCGCCAGACTTACTGCGGCGCCATCGGCGTCGAGTTCATGCACATCCAGGACCCCGGGGAGCGCCAGTGGCTGATCGACCGCATGGAACCGGAAGGGAACCGACCTCCCGTCGCCCGGGAGCAAAAGCTGCGGATCCTGCGCAAATTGCAGGAAGCGGCCCTTTTCGAGGCGTTTTTGCACCGCAAGTTCGTCGGTCAGAAGCGCTTTTCCCTCGAGGGGGGGGAGGTGCTCATTGTCCTCCTCGACTTCGTGGTGCAGAAAGCGGCGGCTCTCGGGACGCGCGACCTCGTTCTCGGGATGTCCCACCGCGGCCGTCTCAACGTTCTGGTCAACATCTGCGGCAAACCGCCGGAGAACCTCTTTGCCGAGTTCAAGGACAATATCGAATACCAGGTGGTCGGCGAGGGGGACGTCAAGTACCATCGGGGGTTCTCCGCCGACCTGAAAACCGCCGAAGGCGCCTCGATTCATGTCACCCTCGCCTCCAACCCCAGCCACCTCGAATCCGTCGATCCCGTGGTGGAGGGGAAGTGCCGGGCCCGCCAGGAGGCCTACGGCGAAGGGGGCGACCAACGGGTGCTGCCGGTCCTGATGCACGGCGATGCCGCCTTTTCCGGCCAGGGAATCGTCGCCGAAGTCCTCAATCTCTCGCAGCTGGAGGGCTTCAGCACCGGCGGGACGTTGCACATCGTTCTCAACAACCAGATCGGTTTCACCACTCTGCCGGAGAACGCCCGCTCGACCCTCTATGCCACCGATGTCGCCAAGATGCTGATGGTCCCGATCTTCCACGTCCATGGCGACGACCCGGAGGCCGTGGTTCATGCCGCCGGCCTCGCCCTCGACTACCGCAAGGCCTTCGGCTGCGACGTGATTCTGGAGATCCTCTGTTACCGCCGCCAGGGGCACAACGAGGGGGACGAGCCCTACTTCACCCAGCCCCTGATGTACGAAAAGATCAAGAATCACCCCCTGGTGCATGAACTCTACGCCGACCGGCTGAGAAGCGAAGGGGTGGCGGGAGAGGAAATCGAGGCCATGGCCGCGGTCATCGAGGAGCGCCTGGAGGAGGCGGCCGGGCTCCCTGCCCGGCAGGAGGAGGAAGGCTTTCACGGAAAGTGGAGCGGGATCGACCGGCAGTACCGGCACCCGGAGGTGGAAACCGCCGTCTCCCGGGACAGTCTCGTCGAACTGGGGCAAGCCATCACCAGCATCCCCGAGGATTTTCATCCCCATCCCAAGATCGACAAGCTCTTGCAACGGCGCCGGGAAGCGATCGAAGCCGGCGAGGAAATCGACTGGGGGACCGGCGAGGCCCTGGCCTTTGCCTCCCTCCTCTCCGAGGGGACGTCCGTGCGCCTCTCCGGGCAGGATTCGCGGCGGGGAACCTTCAGCCATCGCCATTCCACCCTTTTCGACATCGAAAGCGGCAAGACCTGCGTCCCCCTTTCGGCGGCTGCCCGTAACGGAGCCGCCCTCCACATCTATGACAGCATGCTCTCGGAGGCTGCGGTGCTCGGCTTCGAGTACGGCTACTCGCTGGAGACCCCCTTCGGACTGACCCTCTGGGAGGCCCAGTTTGGTGATTTCGCCAACGGCGCTCAGGTGATCATCGACCAGTTCATCGTCAGCAGCCGGACGAAGTGGGACCGCGCCAGCGGCCTGGTCCTCCTCCTCCCCCACGGCTACGAGGGTCAGGGGGCCGAGCATTCGAGCGCCCGCATCGAACGCTATCTGCAGGCCTGCGCCGACGACAACATCCAGGTCGTTTACCCCTCCACCCCCGCCCAGTTTTTTCATCTGTTGCGCCGTCAGGTCAAGCTCCCCTTCCGCCGCCCCCTCGTCGTCTTTACCCCCAAGAGTCTGCTGCGCCTGCCGAAGTGCCGTTCCGACCTGGCGGCCTTTGCCGGCGGTCATTTCGATGAAATTATCGGTTCCGACGCCGAAGCGCAGAAGGTCCGCACTCTCCTGGTCTGTTCGGGGAAAATCTACTACGAGCTGGAGGAAAAACGGGAGAAGGACGGCCGGGACGACCTGGCCATCATCCGCATCGAGCAACTTTATCCCCTGCGCGTCGACCTGCTGGAGGAGGCCGTTTTGCCCTACAAGAAGGCGGAAAACTTTGTCTGGGTGCAGGAGGAGCCGGCCAACATGGGGGCCTGGAGCTTTCTGCGCCGGTCTCTGGCCGAGGTGATGGGAAGGGAACCCCTCTATCTGGGGCGCGAGGCCGCAGCCGCCCCGGCCGTCGGCTCCCACCGGCTCTTCAGGGAAGAGCAGGATCGAATCATCGCCGAGGCCTTCGATCTGTGA
- a CDS encoding sensor histidine kinase: protein MFVRSIRFRLTLWYAFTLAVILAASGFFWHVYLDRSLLVHLDERLTLIAEDVAAFHLLPGEGPGKGEGDTCAAMEAFIRVHNWGEYVQILDQQGSIECTSNNLDGFQLPLGKGALQASGRGEPIFERIQLTGPYSVRLLTYPVMRATGAGHMVQVAASMAPLEETLKEFRIILMTFSPLALLVLSLGGWFLAGRALSPVVRLTRAARRINAENLNQRLPVEGSRDEIAHLAETFNAMLARLESSFRKIKQFSGDASHELRTPLTILRGETEVALRWAKEPEEFRKMLESNMEEIDRMGRIIEDLLLLAKSEAGGLPMECKEFSLSDMLQDLYMQGRTLGEPKGIEVLLDMNVAEEIRIRGDELRIRQMLLNLIVNGIKYTPAGEGRLAITLSLEGDNVSVAIADSGIGIPEEHLHHIFDRFYRIDEARNRENGGTGLGLAIVKWIVEAHEGKILVRSTPGKGSTFTVLLPTRGPSRDPRR from the coding sequence TTGTTCGTCCGCTCCATTCGCTTCCGCCTCACCCTCTGGTATGCCTTCACGCTGGCCGTCATTCTGGCGGCCAGCGGTTTCTTCTGGCATGTCTACCTGGACCGCAGCCTTCTGGTGCACCTTGACGAAAGGCTGACCCTGATCGCCGAGGATGTCGCCGCCTTTCATCTTTTGCCCGGGGAAGGACCGGGGAAAGGGGAGGGGGATACCTGTGCGGCTATGGAAGCCTTCATCCGTGTCCACAACTGGGGCGAATATGTCCAGATCCTCGACCAGCAGGGGAGCATCGAGTGCACCTCGAACAATCTCGACGGTTTTCAGCTGCCGTTGGGGAAGGGGGCTCTGCAGGCATCGGGACGGGGGGAACCCATTTTCGAGCGGATTCAACTCACCGGCCCCTATTCGGTGCGCCTCCTGACCTACCCGGTGATGCGGGCCACGGGGGCGGGGCACATGGTCCAGGTGGCGGCGAGCATGGCTCCCCTCGAGGAAACCCTCAAGGAATTTCGCATCATCCTCATGACCTTCAGCCCCCTGGCACTGTTGGTGCTCTCCCTCGGCGGCTGGTTCCTCGCCGGGCGCGCCCTCTCCCCGGTCGTGCGCCTGACCCGGGCGGCGCGGCGGATCAATGCCGAAAATCTCAACCAGCGCCTGCCGGTGGAGGGAAGCCGCGACGAAATCGCCCACCTCGCCGAGACCTTCAACGCCATGCTCGCGCGCCTCGAAAGTTCCTTCCGCAAGATCAAGCAGTTCTCCGGCGACGCCTCCCACGAGCTGCGGACCCCTTTGACCATTCTCCGGGGCGAGACCGAGGTCGCCCTGCGCTGGGCCAAGGAACCGGAAGAGTTCCGTAAAATGCTCGAGTCGAACATGGAAGAGATCGACCGCATGGGGCGGATCATCGAAGATCTGCTGCTGCTGGCCAAGAGCGAGGCCGGCGGGCTCCCCATGGAATGCAAGGAGTTCAGCCTCAGCGACATGCTTCAGGACCTCTACATGCAGGGGCGGACCCTCGGCGAGCCGAAGGGGATCGAAGTCCTCCTGGATATGAATGTGGCGGAGGAAATCCGCATCCGTGGCGACGAGCTGCGCATCCGTCAGATGCTCCTTAATTTAATCGTCAACGGCATCAAATATACCCCGGCCGGAGAGGGGCGCCTGGCGATCACCCTCTCCCTCGAAGGGGACAACGTCTCCGTGGCCATTGCCGACAGCGGCATCGGTATCCCCGAAGAGCACCTCCACCACATCTTCGACCGCTTCTACCGCATCGATGAAGCGCGCAACCGGGAAAACGGCGGCACCGGCCTCGGTCTGGCGATCGTCAAATGGATAGTCGAGGCGCACGAGGGGAAAATCCTGGTGCGTTCCACCCCCGGCAAGGGGAGCACCTTCACCGTCCTCCTGCCGACCCGGGGCCCGTCCCGCGACCCGCGGCGATAA
- a CDS encoding response regulator transcription factor — MRILVVEDEKKVASFIKRGLEEENFVVDVAYDGEEGLQMGEATPYDLILMDLMLPKMDGLTAIKQLREKGVATPVLCLTAKDTVEDIVSGLDSGSDDYLTKPFAFAELLARVRALLRRGSQDRGAEIYFADLRLDPVGHKVWRGNKEIELTAKEYALLEYLMRNPNQILTRTMIAEHVWDYTFDSFTNIIDVYVNYLRKKVDKDFSKKLIHTVRGVGYVLKEEE, encoded by the coding sequence ATGCGCATTCTGGTGGTAGAAGACGAGAAGAAAGTCGCCAGCTTCATCAAACGTGGGCTGGAAGAGGAGAATTTCGTCGTCGATGTCGCCTATGACGGCGAGGAGGGGCTGCAGATGGGAGAGGCCACCCCCTACGACCTGATCCTGATGGACCTGATGCTCCCCAAGATGGACGGCCTGACGGCGATCAAGCAGTTGCGGGAGAAGGGGGTTGCCACTCCGGTCCTCTGCCTGACCGCCAAGGATACGGTGGAGGACATCGTCTCGGGACTCGATTCGGGCAGCGACGACTATCTGACCAAACCCTTCGCTTTTGCCGAGCTGCTGGCCCGGGTTCGTGCCCTGCTCCGCCGCGGTTCCCAGGACCGGGGGGCGGAAATCTACTTTGCCGACCTGCGTCTCGATCCCGTCGGCCACAAGGTCTGGCGCGGCAACAAGGAGATCGAGCTCACCGCCAAGGAGTACGCGCTCCTCGAATACCTGATGCGCAATCCCAATCAGATCCTGACCCGGACGATGATTGCCGAGCACGTCTGGGATTACACCTTCGATTCCTTCACCAATATCATCGACGTCTATGTCAATTATCTGCGCAAGAAGGTCGACAAGGACTTCAGCAAAAAACTGATTCATACCGTTCGGGGCGTCGGCTACGTCCTCAAAGAGGAGGAGTAG